One window from the genome of Cryobacterium sp. GrIS_2_6 encodes:
- a CDS encoding aldo/keto reductase, which translates to MKNITLGSTGLIVSRLGLGCMGMSAFYSGAGMDEAESIRTIHRAIDLGVTLFDTAEIYGPYLNEELLGKALADRRDEVVVATKFGTILHRGDGSRGLDGSPENVRLSVHGSLARLGTDHIDLYYQHRMDPGVPVEETVGALAELIEEGVIGHYGLSEAAPDTIRRAHAVHPVTALQTEYSLWSRDPEKELLPLLRELGIGFVPYSPLGRGFLTGTIRSLDQLDASDFRRSNPRFEGENLAANIRIVEQVDAVAAELDATPAQVALAWLLAQGDDIAPIPGTKRVARVEENVAAGDLILTEAQLATLGALDAPAGDRYADMSGVNR; encoded by the coding sequence ATGAAGAACATCACTCTCGGCAGCACCGGCCTCATCGTCTCCCGGCTCGGACTCGGCTGCATGGGCATGTCCGCGTTCTACTCCGGTGCCGGAATGGACGAAGCGGAGTCCATTCGCACCATCCACCGCGCGATCGACCTCGGCGTCACGCTCTTCGACACCGCGGAGATCTACGGACCGTACCTCAACGAAGAACTCCTCGGAAAAGCTCTTGCCGACCGGCGCGACGAGGTCGTCGTCGCGACCAAGTTCGGCACCATCCTGCACCGCGGCGACGGAAGCAGGGGCCTCGACGGCAGCCCCGAGAACGTGCGCCTTTCGGTGCATGGCTCGCTGGCCCGACTCGGAACCGACCACATCGACCTGTACTACCAGCACCGGATGGACCCGGGCGTCCCGGTCGAGGAGACCGTCGGCGCCCTCGCCGAACTCATCGAGGAGGGCGTCATCGGCCACTACGGGCTCTCGGAGGCCGCACCGGACACGATCCGCCGCGCGCACGCCGTACACCCCGTGACGGCCCTGCAGACCGAATACTCGCTGTGGAGCCGTGACCCGGAGAAGGAGCTTCTCCCACTCCTGCGCGAGCTCGGCATCGGCTTCGTGCCATACTCGCCGCTCGGTCGCGGCTTCCTGACCGGGACCATCCGCTCACTCGACCAGCTTGACGCGAGCGATTTCCGCCGCTCGAACCCTCGGTTCGAGGGTGAGAACCTGGCCGCCAACATCCGCATCGTCGAACAGGTGGATGCCGTCGCCGCCGAACTCGACGCGACTCCGGCCCAGGTGGCGCTCGCCTGGCTGCTGGCCCAGGGCGACGACATCGCCCCGATCCCCGGGACCAAGCGGGTCGCCAGGGTCGAGGAGAACGTCGCCGCCGGCGACCTCATCCTCACGGAAGCGCAGCTCGCCACCCTCGGCGCGCTCGACGCCCCCGCGGGCGACCGCTACGCCGACATGTCAGGGGTCAACCGGTAA
- a CDS encoding 3-hydroxyacyl-CoA dehydrogenase NAD-binding domain-containing protein: MTEYSALDFSELVALSGDEVVTHSFVRDVPLSGARTLALVTLDNGRDHTRPNTLGPVTLLEFAATLDGLAERAARGEIHGVAVTGKPFILAAGADLGKVSEIPSLATGKLLGQLGHHALGKLSTLGVPSFVFINGLALGGGLEIALNADYRTVDASVAAVALPEVSLGLIAGWGGSYLLPNLIGIENALTVIISNPLKNRVLKATDTVELGIADVLFGSAAFLEHSIAWADGVIAGTTTVTRPNKPGKIERLVKWDAAIGIARRMLESRIGTVALSPYIALDLLKAAKSGTREEGFEREDDSLAALIAGDQLQASIYAFNLVQKRAKRPAGAPDKKLARPITKVGVIGAGLMASQFALLFVRRLQVPVVITDLDQARVDKGVAYIHGEIATLQSKGRITADEGNRLRALVTGTTDKASFSDADWVIEAVFEELGVKQDVFAEIEKYVSPEAILATNTSSLSVEQIGAKLAHPERLVGFHFFNPVAVMPLIEVVNTPQTNDTTLSTAMVIAGKLRKNAVITRDTPGFVVNRILAKLLGEAMHAVDTGTPFEVVDGAIAPFGLPMTPFELLELVGLKVGAHVLDTHHAAFPDRFFESDNLHRLAEHGKILERDAKGKVTGFDKTAKKIVAGGTTPMTGEEILRRIEDGLADEIKRMLDDDVVHAAEDIDLCVILGAGWPFQMGGATPYLDRVGASERVFGGTFHTPMIRGVSSEVPVALERPLPAAPLVTG, from the coding sequence ATGACCGAATACTCCGCACTCGATTTCTCCGAACTCGTCGCCCTCTCCGGTGACGAGGTCGTCACGCATTCCTTCGTGCGTGACGTCCCCCTGTCCGGGGCACGCACTCTCGCCCTGGTCACCCTGGACAACGGCAGGGACCACACCCGTCCGAATACCCTGGGTCCGGTCACCCTCCTCGAGTTCGCGGCCACCCTCGACGGTCTCGCCGAGCGGGCGGCACGCGGTGAGATCCACGGCGTCGCCGTCACGGGCAAGCCGTTCATCCTCGCCGCAGGCGCCGACCTCGGCAAGGTCAGCGAGATTCCCTCGCTCGCGACGGGCAAGCTGCTCGGTCAGCTCGGCCACCACGCCCTCGGGAAGCTCTCCACGCTCGGTGTGCCCTCGTTCGTCTTCATCAACGGGCTCGCACTCGGGGGCGGTCTTGAGATCGCCCTCAACGCCGATTACCGCACGGTCGACGCATCCGTCGCCGCCGTCGCCCTCCCCGAAGTGTCCCTCGGTTTGATTGCCGGCTGGGGAGGCTCCTACCTGCTGCCGAACCTGATCGGCATCGAGAACGCCCTCACCGTGATCATCTCGAACCCGCTCAAGAACCGGGTGCTCAAGGCCACCGACACCGTCGAGCTCGGCATCGCCGATGTGCTCTTCGGGTCCGCGGCATTCCTCGAGCATTCCATCGCCTGGGCAGACGGCGTCATCGCCGGCACGACGACGGTCACCCGGCCGAACAAGCCAGGCAAGATCGAGCGCCTCGTGAAGTGGGACGCCGCGATCGGAATCGCCAGGCGGATGCTCGAAAGCCGGATCGGGACTGTCGCGCTCTCACCGTATATCGCACTCGACCTGCTCAAGGCCGCCAAGAGCGGCACACGCGAGGAGGGCTTCGAGCGCGAGGACGATTCCCTCGCCGCGCTCATCGCCGGCGACCAGCTCCAGGCCAGCATCTATGCGTTCAACCTCGTGCAGAAGCGGGCCAAGCGCCCGGCCGGAGCGCCGGACAAGAAGCTCGCCCGCCCGATCACGAAGGTCGGCGTCATCGGTGCCGGCTTGATGGCGAGCCAGTTCGCGCTGTTGTTCGTTCGCCGCCTGCAGGTGCCCGTCGTCATCACGGACCTCGACCAGGCCCGCGTCGACAAGGGCGTCGCGTACATCCACGGCGAGATCGCGACCCTGCAGTCCAAGGGCCGCATCACCGCAGACGAGGGCAACCGACTCAGGGCGCTCGTGACGGGCACGACGGACAAGGCGAGCTTCTCCGACGCCGACTGGGTGATCGAGGCCGTGTTCGAAGAGCTCGGCGTCAAGCAGGATGTCTTCGCCGAGATCGAGAAGTACGTGTCGCCGGAGGCGATCCTCGCGACGAACACCTCGTCTCTCTCCGTCGAGCAGATCGGTGCGAAGCTCGCCCACCCCGAGCGCCTGGTCGGCTTCCACTTCTTCAATCCGGTCGCTGTGATGCCGCTCATCGAGGTCGTGAACACCCCGCAGACGAACGACACGACTCTCTCGACCGCGATGGTGATCGCAGGCAAGCTGAGGAAGAACGCCGTGATCACGCGCGACACCCCCGGCTTCGTGGTCAACCGCATCCTCGCGAAGCTCCTCGGCGAGGCCATGCACGCTGTCGACACCGGCACCCCGTTCGAGGTGGTCGACGGCGCGATCGCACCGTTCGGACTCCCGATGACGCCGTTCGAGCTCCTCGAACTCGTCGGGCTCAAGGTCGGAGCGCACGTCCTCGACACGCACCATGCCGCATTCCCCGACCGGTTCTTCGAGAGCGACAACCTGCACCGGCTCGCCGAGCACGGCAAGATCCTCGAGCGCGATGCCAAGGGCAAGGTCACAGGCTTCGACAAGACCGCGAAGAAGATCGTCGCCGGCGGCACGACGCCGATGACGGGCGAGGAGATCCTGCGACGCATTGAGGACGGACTCGCCGACGAGATCAAACGGATGCTTGACGACGACGTCGTGCACGCGGCGGAGGACATCGACTTGTGCGTGATCCTCGGGGCGGGCTGGCCGTTCCAGATGGGCGGGGCCACCCCGTACCTTGACAGGGTCGGCGCGAGCGAGCGCGTCTTCGGCGGCACGTTCCACACGCCGATGATCCGCGGAGTCTCCTCGGAGGTTCCCGTCGCCCTCGAGCGCCCGCTGCCCGCGGCGCCCCTGGTTACCGGTTGA
- a CDS encoding thiolase family protein has translation MAERAEVVFVDGVRTPFGRAGEKGMYWNTRADDLVVKAMIGLLERNPKVPGERIDEVAIAATTQSGDQGLTLGRTAALLAGLPKSVPGYAIDRMCAGAMTAVTTVGAAIGFGAYDLAIAGGVEHMGRHPMGSGVDPNPRFLSERLVSEDALNMGSTAERIHDRFPEYTKDRSDRYALRSQQKVAAAYSAGKIQPDLVSVAIRSEQGWGLATRDEAPRPETTLEGLATLKTPFRPFGRITAGNASGLNDGASACLLASGAAAKELGLGVKMKLVSFAFAGVEPEVMGLGPVPSTEKALRKAGLGITDIGLFELNEAFAVQVISFLDHFGIDDDDPRVNEYGGAIAIGHPLASSGVRLMNQLAHQFAEHPEVRYGLTAMCIGLGQGGTVIWENPHFNRKAK, from the coding sequence GTGGCCGAAAGAGCAGAAGTCGTGTTTGTGGATGGGGTTCGTACCCCGTTCGGACGCGCCGGCGAAAAGGGCATGTACTGGAACACCCGGGCGGATGATCTCGTGGTGAAGGCAATGATCGGCCTGCTGGAACGGAACCCGAAGGTTCCGGGGGAACGTATCGACGAGGTGGCAATCGCCGCGACGACGCAGTCGGGAGACCAGGGGCTCACCCTCGGTCGCACCGCGGCGCTGCTGGCCGGACTGCCGAAATCGGTGCCCGGATACGCGATCGACCGGATGTGCGCCGGTGCGATGACCGCCGTGACCACGGTCGGCGCTGCGATCGGCTTCGGGGCATACGACCTCGCCATCGCCGGCGGCGTCGAGCACATGGGGCGGCACCCGATGGGCTCCGGCGTCGACCCGAACCCGCGGTTCCTCTCCGAGCGGCTCGTCAGCGAGGACGCCCTGAACATGGGCTCGACCGCAGAGCGCATCCACGACCGCTTTCCCGAGTACACCAAGGACCGGTCGGACCGGTACGCACTGCGCAGCCAGCAGAAGGTGGCAGCGGCGTACTCGGCAGGCAAGATCCAGCCGGACCTGGTCTCCGTCGCCATTCGCAGCGAACAGGGCTGGGGGCTCGCGACCCGCGACGAGGCACCGCGCCCCGAGACTACCCTCGAAGGCCTCGCCACGCTGAAGACCCCGTTCCGGCCCTTCGGCCGGATCACGGCAGGCAACGCATCCGGGCTCAACGACGGCGCGAGCGCCTGCCTGCTCGCGAGCGGCGCCGCCGCCAAGGAGCTCGGCCTCGGCGTCAAGATGAAGCTCGTGAGCTTCGCCTTCGCGGGCGTCGAGCCTGAGGTCATGGGTCTCGGCCCGGTGCCGTCCACCGAGAAGGCTCTCCGCAAGGCCGGCCTCGGCATCACCGACATCGGACTCTTCGAGCTCAACGAGGCCTTCGCGGTCCAGGTCATCTCCTTCCTCGATCACTTCGGCATCGACGACGATGACCCCCGCGTCAACGAGTACGGCGGTGCGATCGCGATCGGCCACCCGCTCGCCTCCTCTGGCGTGCGCCTGATGAACCAGCTCGCGCACCAGTTCGCCGAACACCCCGAGGTCCGCTACGGCCTGACCGCCATGTGCATCGGCCTCGGGCAGGGCGGCACCGTCATCTGGGAAAACCCGCACTTCAATCGGAAGGCAAAGTAA
- a CDS encoding HRDC domain-containing protein yields MVDHRVIDTRDAYLAATAALSEGTGPIGIDAERASGFTYSQRAYLIQMYRRGAGTFLFDPPAIGDFSELNAAIAGDEWIFHAASQDLACLREVGLDPHIIFDTELAARLLGLPRVGLGTVVEELLGIHLAKEHSAANWSTRPLPESWLVYGALDVELLPDLRDRMVEMLAADEKTQIAAQEFQATLDHEPKPISAEPWRRLSGVHSIRSQRNLAVARSLWLARDDLARHLDVSPGRLVPDASLVAAARVLPASRQALADLREFSGRASRSELDRWWTAIQDGIRATDLPSLRGTGDALPPPRAWSDRNPEADLRYKAARLALGQISEAFAIPIENLVTPDFVRRIAWTPPEPIEVESISEALAALGARDWQIELTAQQITAAFVEANQNIAVTVEVDS; encoded by the coding sequence GTGGTTGATCACCGCGTGATCGATACGCGGGACGCCTATCTGGCGGCCACAGCTGCCCTCAGCGAGGGAACGGGACCGATCGGCATCGACGCCGAACGGGCATCCGGTTTCACATACTCGCAGCGCGCGTACCTGATCCAAATGTACCGGCGCGGTGCGGGAACCTTCCTGTTCGATCCGCCGGCGATCGGGGACTTCTCCGAGCTCAACGCGGCGATCGCGGGAGACGAATGGATCTTCCACGCCGCCAGTCAGGACCTCGCGTGCCTCAGGGAGGTCGGCCTCGACCCGCACATCATCTTCGACACCGAACTGGCCGCACGCCTTCTCGGCTTACCGCGGGTCGGCCTCGGCACGGTCGTAGAGGAACTCCTCGGCATCCATCTCGCCAAGGAGCATTCCGCGGCGAACTGGTCGACCAGGCCGCTCCCGGAGAGCTGGCTCGTCTACGGCGCCCTCGACGTCGAACTCCTCCCCGACCTGCGCGACCGCATGGTCGAGATGCTCGCCGCCGACGAGAAGACCCAGATCGCCGCCCAGGAATTCCAGGCGACGCTCGACCACGAGCCCAAGCCGATCAGCGCAGAGCCCTGGCGCAGGCTGTCCGGGGTGCATTCGATTCGTTCCCAGCGCAACCTCGCCGTCGCAAGGTCCCTCTGGCTCGCGCGCGACGACCTCGCCAGGCACCTCGACGTGTCGCCGGGGCGCCTCGTCCCCGACGCGTCGCTCGTCGCCGCAGCACGGGTGTTGCCGGCCAGCAGGCAGGCGCTCGCCGACCTCCGCGAGTTCAGCGGCCGCGCGAGCCGCAGCGAACTCGACAGGTGGTGGACCGCGATCCAGGACGGCATCCGCGCGACGGACCTTCCTTCCCTGCGCGGAACCGGGGACGCGCTCCCCCCGCCGCGGGCGTGGTCTGACCGGAATCCAGAGGCCGACCTGCGGTACAAGGCAGCGCGGCTGGCTCTCGGCCAGATCTCCGAGGCCTTCGCGATCCCAATCGAGAACCTCGTCACGCCGGACTTCGTGCGCCGGATCGCCTGGACGCCACCGGAGCCGATCGAAGTGGAATCCATCAGCGAGGCTCTCGCCGCCCTCGGCGCCCGGGACTGGCAAATTGAACTCACTGCACAACAGATCACGGCTGCCTTTGTCGAAGCCAACCAAAACATCGCCGTAACCGTCGAGGTCGATTCGTAG
- a CDS encoding DUF3000 domain-containing protein translates to MPETQEPLPPEFAAALAAIRRTHTRTDLVLSEIPAPGKLAPHAVALSADIAPSRHGGNSDLGTGRFILLYDSEEPEAWGGAFRVVCFAQAPLETEIGIDPFLAEVAWAWLIDALDSHGARYTAASGTATKIISSGFGELAKQGDGAQIELRASWTPVDHNLTAHVEGWGELICMLAGLPPIGEGVSMLSARRTGRG, encoded by the coding sequence GTGCCCGAAACACAAGAACCACTCCCCCCGGAGTTCGCCGCTGCGCTCGCGGCCATCCGCAGAACGCACACCCGCACCGACCTGGTCCTCAGCGAAATCCCGGCACCCGGGAAGCTCGCCCCGCACGCCGTTGCCCTCTCCGCGGATATCGCCCCCTCACGCCACGGAGGCAACTCCGACCTCGGAACCGGCCGTTTCATCCTCCTCTATGACTCTGAGGAGCCGGAGGCCTGGGGCGGAGCATTCCGGGTGGTCTGCTTCGCGCAGGCTCCCCTCGAGACGGAGATCGGTATCGACCCTTTCCTCGCCGAAGTGGCCTGGGCCTGGCTGATCGATGCCCTCGACTCCCACGGAGCCCGATATACCGCGGCATCCGGAACCGCGACTAAGATTATTTCGTCGGGCTTCGGCGAACTTGCGAAGCAAGGCGACGGTGCGCAGATAGAGCTGCGTGCTTCGTGGACACCTGTGGACCACAATCTCACCGCTCACGTCGAAGGCTGGGGCGAATTGATCTGCATGCTCGCAGGTCTTCCCCCGATTGGCGAAGGAGTCAGCATGTTGTCCGCACGCCGAACTGGTCGTGGTTGA
- a CDS encoding alpha/beta fold hydrolase, with product MREKSRSGTSGGLVVAVTALVVAGAATVVAAGVSVLAAVMARRIVTPSDARADDTDVLGVDLEASTITLAVTPDSVLPGDYSFWFERESGHAQLGEILRVTKTAVTRRIARIDYGDLSEARRGRLGGYSYLGPWDLGLPFEQVQVHTEVGEAPAWLVAAERPDGRWVIQVHGRGVRRQETLRAVPVFHDRGYSCLLVSYRNDGDAPGSDDGRYGLGDTEWHDIDAAIGFAAARGATSIVLMGWSMGGAIVLQTATRTAYPHLLSGIVLDSPVIDWADVVAFQGSTLRLPGLVATGAMQVLGRRWGGRLTGQASPIDFRRLDFVTRADDLEFPVLLMHSDDDGYVPSSPSRALAVRRPDIVTFLPFTVARHTKLWNYDREGWNAAIGTWLGELESPAEPAEPDDPLHPAG from the coding sequence GTGCGGGAAAAATCGAGGTCAGGGACGTCGGGCGGACTGGTCGTCGCGGTCACGGCTCTCGTGGTTGCCGGCGCGGCCACGGTCGTGGCGGCGGGAGTGAGCGTGCTGGCCGCCGTGATGGCGCGTCGTATCGTGACGCCGTCAGACGCACGCGCCGATGACACCGACGTTCTCGGCGTCGATCTCGAGGCCTCGACTATCACCCTCGCGGTGACACCGGACTCCGTGTTGCCCGGTGACTACAGCTTCTGGTTCGAGCGCGAGTCCGGGCACGCCCAGCTCGGTGAGATCCTCCGCGTGACGAAGACGGCGGTCACCCGCCGGATCGCCCGTATCGACTACGGGGACCTGAGCGAGGCCCGCCGAGGCCGCCTCGGCGGGTATTCCTATCTGGGTCCCTGGGATCTCGGCCTCCCGTTCGAGCAGGTGCAGGTGCACACGGAGGTCGGCGAGGCCCCGGCCTGGCTGGTCGCCGCCGAGCGGCCGGACGGTCGCTGGGTGATCCAGGTGCACGGGCGGGGGGTGCGACGGCAGGAAACCCTGCGGGCCGTCCCTGTGTTCCACGACAGGGGCTACAGCTGCCTCCTGGTCTCCTATCGCAACGACGGCGACGCGCCGGGAAGCGACGACGGCCGGTACGGACTCGGGGACACCGAATGGCACGATATCGATGCTGCGATCGGTTTCGCGGCCGCTCGCGGCGCGACGAGCATCGTGCTGATGGGGTGGTCGATGGGCGGCGCGATCGTGCTGCAGACCGCGACGCGCACGGCGTACCCGCACCTGCTCTCCGGCATCGTTCTCGATTCGCCTGTGATCGACTGGGCAGACGTCGTCGCGTTCCAGGGCAGCACGCTTCGCCTGCCCGGCCTCGTTGCCACGGGCGCCATGCAGGTGCTCGGCCGGCGGTGGGGCGGCCGCCTCACCGGCCAGGCGAGCCCGATCGACTTCCGCAGGCTCGACTTCGTGACCCGCGCCGACGACCTCGAATTCCCCGTGCTCCTGATGCACAGCGATGACGACGGCTACGTGCCCTCGAGCCCGTCGCGCGCCCTCGCGGTTCGCCGCCCCGACATCGTGACCTTTCTGCCGTTCACCGTCGCGCGGCACACCAAACTCTGGAACTACGACAGGGAAGGATGGAACGCGGCGATCGGGACCTGGCTCGGCGAACTCGAATCGCCGGCGGAACCGGCCGAGCCTGATGATCCGCTCCACCCGGCCGGATAG
- a CDS encoding SufE family protein, whose product MTTTELPAKLAEIQEDFLELEQKDRLLLLLEFADDLPELPSRYQEHPDLLERVVECQSPVFIFVDVDDQDAVHLHATAPRESPTTRGFASILAQGLDGLSVAEVLAVPDDYPQTIGLTQAVSPLRIRGMSAMLARTKRTLRERP is encoded by the coding sequence ATGACCACCACCGAACTCCCCGCGAAACTGGCCGAGATCCAGGAAGACTTCCTCGAACTCGAACAGAAGGACCGTTTGCTCCTGCTGCTGGAGTTCGCCGATGATCTCCCCGAGCTTCCGAGCCGCTACCAGGAGCATCCCGACCTGCTCGAACGCGTCGTCGAGTGCCAGTCACCCGTGTTCATCTTCGTCGACGTCGACGACCAGGACGCGGTGCACCTGCACGCGACGGCGCCCAGGGAGTCCCCGACGACACGGGGATTCGCGTCGATCCTCGCGCAGGGCCTCGACGGCCTGTCTGTCGCCGAGGTGCTCGCCGTGCCGGACGACTACCCGCAGACCATCGGACTCACGCAGGCGGTCTCGCCGCTCCGCATCCGTGGCATGTCTGCGATGCTCGCCCGCACCAAGCGCACGCTGCGCGAGCGTCCCTGA
- a CDS encoding sulfurtransferase, with amino-acid sequence MPVDLDPDAKFAAYAHPERLVSTAWLREHQGDAGLTVLESDEDVLLYESGHIPGAVKIDWHTELNDPIQRDFVDSAAFAAVLGSKGIARDSTVVIYGDKNNWWAAYALWVFSLFGHADVRLLDGGRDKWIAEGGALTREATEVAAAEYPLVPRNDAPIRAFKDDVLAHFGRPLIDVRSPEEYTGERTTMPAYPEEGALRGGHIPSAASLPWARAAAPDATFKSRADLEAIYRGEAGLRENDAVIAYCRIGERSSHTWFVLTHLLGFEDVRNYDGSWTEWGNAVRVPILTGAAAGTAPEPR; translated from the coding sequence ATGCCCGTCGATCTCGATCCGGATGCCAAGTTCGCCGCGTACGCTCATCCCGAACGGCTCGTCAGCACGGCCTGGCTGCGCGAACACCAGGGTGATGCCGGACTCACGGTCCTCGAGTCCGACGAGGACGTACTCCTGTATGAGAGCGGCCACATCCCCGGCGCCGTCAAGATCGACTGGCACACGGAACTCAATGACCCGATCCAGCGGGACTTCGTCGACAGCGCGGCCTTCGCGGCCGTCCTGGGTTCGAAGGGCATCGCGCGTGATTCCACCGTCGTGATCTACGGCGACAAGAACAACTGGTGGGCCGCGTACGCGCTCTGGGTGTTCTCTCTCTTCGGGCACGCCGACGTGCGCCTGCTCGACGGCGGCAGAGACAAGTGGATCGCAGAGGGCGGAGCCCTGACCCGCGAGGCCACGGAGGTCGCTGCCGCGGAGTACCCCCTCGTACCCCGCAACGACGCGCCGATCCGCGCCTTCAAGGACGACGTGCTCGCACACTTCGGCCGCCCGCTCATCGACGTCCGCTCCCCAGAGGAGTACACCGGGGAGCGCACCACGATGCCCGCATACCCGGAGGAAGGCGCCCTGCGCGGCGGTCACATCCCCTCTGCGGCTTCCCTGCCGTGGGCGCGCGCCGCGGCACCGGATGCGACCTTCAAGTCCCGCGCGGACCTCGAGGCGATCTACCGGGGCGAGGCGGGGCTCCGCGAGAACGATGCCGTGATCGCATACTGCCGGATCGGCGAGCGGTCGAGCCACACCTGGTTCGTGCTCACCCACCTGCTCGGATTCGAGGACGTGCGCAACTACGACGGTTCCTGGACGGAATGGGGCAACGCCGTGCGGGTCCCGATCCTCACGGGAGCCGCTGCCGGTACGGCCCCCGAACCCCGCTGA
- the zapE gene encoding cell division protein ZapE, with translation MVPEAPRAPSRLHRLAERSPEITGAEIVAELVPPPQFEHASFESYRPDVNFPSQLEAVDRLTAFAEASRPQRPGGFFSRTRKAPAQLPGIYLDGGFGVGKTHLLAALWHSAPGPKYFGTFIEYTALVGALGYAAAVRQLSGAKLICIDEFELDDPGDTMLMTRLLGELVASGTRVAATSNTPPNSLGEGRFAAIDFLREIRAMSANFEILRIDGLDYRRRDIEGHSVAVEVPELDRLVAALVARGANVTEDDFGSLIRHLSTVHPSKYIKLIAGVEVIALTDSYLLTDQTDALRLVAFIDRVYDAEIPIVASGLPLAEVFDDEMLAGGYRKKYQRSQSRMVALTTGELPPHD, from the coding sequence ATGGTTCCAGAGGCGCCACGGGCTCCCAGTCGGCTGCATCGGCTCGCGGAACGCTCTCCCGAGATCACGGGGGCCGAAATCGTCGCCGAACTCGTGCCGCCTCCCCAGTTCGAGCACGCCTCATTCGAGTCCTACCGGCCCGATGTGAACTTTCCCTCCCAGCTCGAGGCCGTCGACCGGCTCACGGCCTTCGCCGAGGCCTCGCGACCGCAGCGACCCGGCGGATTCTTCTCACGTACCCGTAAGGCTCCTGCGCAACTCCCGGGGATCTACCTCGACGGCGGGTTCGGCGTCGGGAAGACCCACCTTCTCGCTGCACTGTGGCACTCCGCGCCGGGCCCCAAGTACTTCGGCACCTTCATCGAATACACCGCCCTCGTCGGGGCGCTCGGCTATGCTGCGGCGGTCCGGCAGCTCTCCGGGGCGAAGCTCATCTGCATCGACGAGTTCGAACTCGACGACCCGGGCGACACCATGTTGATGACGCGGTTGCTCGGCGAGCTCGTGGCCTCGGGCACCCGGGTCGCAGCGACCTCCAACACGCCGCCGAATTCGCTCGGTGAGGGCCGGTTCGCGGCCATCGACTTCCTTCGCGAGATTCGCGCCATGTCCGCGAACTTCGAAATCCTCCGCATCGACGGGCTCGACTACCGCAGGCGCGACATCGAAGGCCACTCCGTCGCCGTCGAGGTGCCCGAACTCGACCGGCTCGTCGCGGCGCTCGTGGCCAGGGGGGCGAACGTGACGGAAGACGACTTCGGTTCCCTGATCCGGCATCTCAGCACGGTGCATCCGTCGAAGTACATCAAACTGATCGCCGGCGTCGAGGTCATCGCCCTGACCGACAGCTACCTGTTGACCGACCAGACGGATGCCCTGCGCCTGGTCGCCTTCATCGATCGCGTCTACGACGCCGAAATACCGATCGTCGCGAGTGGTTTGCCCCTCGCGGAGGTGTTCGACGATGAGATGCTCGCGGGCGGCTACCGGAAGAAGTACCAGCGCTCCCAGTCGCGGATGGTCGCACTGACAACGGGTGAGCTCCCGCCGCACGACTGA